The genomic DNA TGTGGTTGGGGATGGGTCTCAATAAACAAACCATCAACGCCCACTGCAACGGCAGCACGAGCGATGGTTTCGATGAGCTGCGGTTTTCCACCGGTCACTCCGGATGATTGGTTGGGCTGTTGTAGAGAATGGGTACAGTCCATGACGACCGGTACTCCAAATGATTGCATCATTGGGATACCTCTATAATCGACGATGAGATCCTGATAACCAAATGTAGTTCCTCTATCTGTGAGCCATACGTTTGGATTGCCACTGCTTAATTTTATCAACCGCAAACTGCATACCCTCAGGACTCATAAACTGTCCCTTCTTGACATTTACTACCTTTCCTGTTTTGGGAGCAGCCAGCAACAAAGAAGTTTGCCGGCATAAAAATGCAGGGATCTGCAAAACATCACATATTCAGCTGCAAAAACCAGCTTCTTCATCGGTGTGGATATCCGTAGTGACAGGGATTTGAAATGTATTCCCAATTTTTTGTATAATTTCCAATCCGGTTTGATCGCCAATTCCATGATTCGACAACACAGTGACCAGCTATCAAAAAAAATTGTTTGTTTAAATTTAGTTGTATTTGATTGAGAATATCCTGTTTCATATTATTTATCCATTTTCAAAACCCATGCACCTGCATTGAAGTGTTTCTTCATTTCATTCAATAATTGTTGGAGGTCTTTTTCTTTACAATCAAAATTGAATTCCTACGCGATTAAATTTTCCATAAATACCCCGATACAACTGGTAGTTTTCTTCAATTTTCTGAGCCATACGATCCGCATTTGATTTGTTTATAAAGGAACCGACAATGATGATGCAGGCTTTATGTTTGACAAGTTGGCTCAAAGAGTCTATAACTTCAGGAGTGATGTTGGTTTCTTGCGAATCCGGATCAACAACCAGCTGTGAAGAATTTTCTATCTGGGAATTGAGCGAATCATTGGGAGCCATTAAAATTGATTTGAGAACTGCGCTGTCTTCCTGCGTGAGCATATTAGTCGAGTCCATGACCGGTATCATTGATATTGCCTTTGTAGGCTTTTTATCCGGCCAAAAAGAATACTAAAAAATGATCCATAACAAACCCAAATGACAAACAATGGATTTAGTGATTTTTCTTTTTTTCGAGCTTCAAAATAAACGGGGAGTTGCGATGACAGGATCCGGCTGATAAGCTTTTGAACTGCTTGTACCGGCAGAGGGTTTTTGTTCCATAAAATTCCCTGTGAATATTTGAAGTACTCTGTTTGAAGACTAAAACATTTTTCTCCGGGGCTTAATGCTCGAAAGGATGAATTCAAAATGACCCTGTTGCTCTAATTGAGAATTGGCTGTAAATTGAAGCGCAAGCAATTGTTCGCGTACATCCTCCTTTGCATAGCCGAAATCGGATTCCATGTGATCCAGCATTTCATTTGGGTCTGTATCTTCATCAGGTACTAATTCAATCAATAAATGCCCGGGATAAATTTGACCTTCCAAATGGTTCACATGAGCAGATCGGGATTCTGCTTTAAAGCAGCGCAATACCCGGAATCTTAAACCAGAGGTACTGGTTCAAGTGCCACCAAAGCAAGTACAATATATTCGCCCTTTTTGTCAAATTGTTTACTGTATGCGAACACCAAAATAATCAAAGAAGTTTTAAGGCAGCATGGGTAATTTATTATATATGTACCGCGCTAAGCAGCAATAGGAGTTAGCTTATTCTGCTTCCTTTTTCTTGCGTTTGATCTTAAACAGGTCGATAATTTCCTTCTCAGTGAGGAATTCAAATTCTACAAATTGAGAACTGACATGTTTTTTGATCTCTGGTATTCCTTGCTCGTTTGTCCCTTATAGAAAGCTAACAAATTCGCACATAATCCATGCAAAGTCCTTTGGTCTCCTGATCAAATGCGCTGTTTCCAAACACATTCATGTAATTGTACAGTGTGCGAAGTAATTCAAAAAAATTATGATATTCCGGTTCTGTCAGATTTGTGATGACTTTGGAAAACAGTTGTAATACTGCCAGACGCAAACATTCATTGTTGATCGACATCCCTTCGTACTGACTGTAAAATGCATTAACTACATCCAATGTGTCTTCATGCAAAAACCTTTATCATGAATGGCCATTAACAAATTGTAAAAGCGAATCAGGTCATCGCCTTCATTGCGATTGAGTAAATTAAAAACTTTGCGATCTACATTGGGCCCAAATAAAATTCCACTGCGATAGGAATTTTTGAGAAACTTAAAATACAAATTATTAAACTGCGGGTTCTCATACCTGCATGCATTGAGTGCATTTGCAAGATGTTGGGGTTTCAGTAGGATTCAATTCGATAAAATTGGCAATCAAAGCAATCAAATCAATGAACTCTGGCTCTTTGTAAAACTTTTTGACCTGAGTTTATGAATCTCTTCGATATAACTGTCACGACTAGATTTAAATTCAATTCTGCTTTGCAGGAAATGTTTGAGTGCTGTCGACTCCAAATGAAGTTCATTAACTGTTTCCGGAAAATCAGCATGCAGGAAGTTGAAATGTAAACTGTTTTTTATAACGGCTTAATAAATTTTTGCGTTCTTCCGCATCCCGAAAACGATCATGAATCATCGATTGAAAATAGGCCTTCACCTTTTTTATTTTCAATTTGATCCAATAAATTCGCAATCCAGATATCACTGCTCAAGGCAAAACCCAATTGTACAGTTTGACCAATTCGTTGACGGATCACATCAAAATTGGTGGAGTTTGCAATGGCCAGTAAAAATTGTTTGAATGTTTCTGGCGGACATACTTAAACTGATGGCTGATCTCTCCCCGCAAGACGCTATAGCCCGTAGATTCTAGGCTGGAACAGGCCTTCAAAAAATGGATTTAGCAGGACTTTTCCAATTCCGGCAATTGCAAAGGATGTTGTTCGGCCACCTCCTGATAAATTTCAGCTACCATGGGTTCATAAACTTCCTGTAGGACTTTATAAAGTTCTACTGTTTCCTCTTCGAGGTAAGCCGCCAGTTCATCGAGCTCTGTATTAATTCTGCAACGGCCTGGAGACGTTCTTTGTAATCTTGAAGTAGCGCTTGCATAGGTTTTATTTTGTTTGCTAAGAATGACAAAACCTGAATAGAAATACATCCTATCCAGGTTTATAATATTTTATAATTTAGTACATTTATAAAATTATATTTCTATAATTCTATAAAATTCAAAACAAAAAACGGCAAATCGGTTAAGGGTTTCGGTTTTATTCCTCCTCAGTACTAGCTACGTCAGGTGTAGGTGCGGCTGCTTTTGCCTCTCCACTTACTTTTTTATGGAAGTCGGCCATTTCCTGTTTGCGAGCTTCCACTTTTTGGGCAATATTGCCTTCTTTTGAATTTACCCATTCCTGATATTGGTGATCTGCTTGTTCCTGAGTGAGAGCGCCTTTTGTTACTCCCCTTTGCAGATGTTTGCGATGTAATACGCCTTTGTATCGAAGGATCGCATTTACAGTATCTGTGGGTTGAGCTCCCTTCATTAACCATTCGAAAGCTTTATCGCGATCGATGTCCACAGTAGCTGGCTTCGTAATTGGGTTATAAATACCTAGTTTTTCGATGAATTTTCCATCTCTAGGAGACCTGGCATCGGCAATGACGATGTGGTAAAATGGTGCTTTTTTGCGCCCTTTGCGTTGTAATCTGATTTTAACGGCCATTTATTCAGTTTTAATGTTTAGACCTCTATCCACTTACTCTGAAAACAGACTGTGCCGACATTAAGGGCCGCAAAGTTAAAGGTAAATTCAGAATATAGCTTAGAATCTTTCTAAAAAAATCTACAAACTGGATTTGTAGCAAACTATTTGACTATCAGACTAACTGTCTATTTGGTAGTGTCTCAGTTTGAAAAAATAATTTAAAATTATACTAATATGATAAAGAAAATAACAACACAGGCTTCACCTGGCGAAAGCTACGTCAGTATGACTAAAATTTACTTTTTTAGGAATACTAATTTATGTATCGGTGCAAAAATAATCAACTTCCCTTTTGAAGTACAAATGTCAGGCACAACATACTTAACGATCCCATAGGCCCCGGGAAAGCAATTTGATGTACTTGAATTATCTTATAGCCATCATCTAAAGCAGCCTTTACTTGTGGGAATCGAAATTCGGCAAATCCTTCTGGATTTGAAACATTTTTAATGGTAACGGTAATTACTTGTTGCATAAGGATTAGTTTAGAATACCCAAAAATACAAAAGGATGGTTTCCAAGCCTTCTTTTTATTTCTCGGTCAATCTAACTATATCCTCTACTTCCCAAAGTTTCTTAGTTAAACCAGCTTCCATTGCCGGGGTGCATCTGATTGTTTTATGAATCTTTACAAAGTTGTAATAAACGAAGTGCAAAGCGATTGCGTAACAATGGTTTTCTATTTTCTTAGAGAAAGCGTTGGTTAGCCTTGTAAATCTCCTCATGTGCATTCTCATGGTCAAATTCTGTCTTTCGATATGGCTTGTAGTTACATAATTGGGGCTGGGGTTTCCAGTAACTACTGTTTCTTTTGTCCCTAAACATTCAGCTGGGCTGTATCTTTTTTCGTTTCCTCTGCCTTCGCCTTGTCCATAAATCTTCACCAGCTGTGAGTAATCAATATTGCCACCGAATGCGTTATCTGTAGCTTCTAAATATGCTTTCAAACCATCAGTAGTTAACTGCACTCTGTTTTTAAGTCTGTATCTTAAGTCTTCCATGAAAGGAATAGCAGTATCTAAATCTCTACTTCCAACTAACCAAGAAAGAACTAATTTAGAATCAGGGTCAATTCCTACGAAAGTCCAAATGTCGCCAGCCTGATCTTCCATTCCATCCGGTACGTTCTTTTGTTTTGCATAAACAAAGCTCCAAATCTCATCACATTGGATTCTTTTTGAGTTTACGTTAACTACATTCTCATTATGGAAACTCTGGCAGCCCTGCCAACGTCAACCAGTAATTTAGTTACTGTATTTATTGAAACATCAGCAATTCTAGAAGTAGCCCGTAAGCTTGTGCCCTCAACAAGTAATTTGATGATCTGGGTTCTTTTTTCGATTGGTAACTTATTCATGCATCAAAGATACAATGAATACTTGAACGGTCAAGCAAAAATATCAATTTAAAAACTGGTATTTTTCCTATTACATAAGTACATTAAATTTATGTAATTGATTTACAGCTGTTTACGATTATTTGCTTGGTAACGTCGCTTACCTACAGTATCCAACGGAGAGATATTATATTTTTCGGGTTCAACCAAACCCAATTTTTCATTTTGAGAAAATCGGATTTAAGCTCTAAATAATAATCATCTCCATTAAACTTATGCATTCCTTCGTAAATCGCTTTTTCTACTTTATCTTTTATTGATTCTGACATATCTTATGCTCCATTTATAATTAGTCTGGTTTGAAAGAAAAACCGAAATCCGGTTTTTGCTATATAATCAGTTACTATATCGTTATAATCTCTTATTATCTTGGTCAAAACTGGATCGCCTGAATAATCATCAATTTCAATCCTTAATGAATTTAGCTTCTCAATTCCAATGTTTCTCGTGCGAAAACCAAAGCTTGTTGTTTCCTAAATCTTCTGCTATTTTTCTGGCTCTTTCTTCTTTCTGGGCATCCGTTACAGGAGAGCCAATATTATTCGTTTTGTGATGTGTCCATGTTTTGAACTTGTATTTAACAAGCCATGATTTTAATAAATCAACAGTTAATTTCTTTGCTTGTTCATAGCTTTCAAGTATGGCTAAATCTAAACTTTGAAACTTAGCAAACTCTACAACGGACAATTCTTTTTTATTTGATTTTTCAATCATCGCCTCTACTCTGTCAAGATAACCTAAAGCCGGAACGTAATCTGTTCCAAT from Saprospiraceae bacterium includes the following:
- the rpsP gene encoding 30S ribosomal protein S16 is translated as MAVKIRLQRKGRKKAPFYHIVIADARSPRDGKFIEKLGIYNPITKPATVDIDRDKAFEWLMKGAQPTDTVNAILRYKGVLHRKHLQRGVTKGALTQEQADHQYQEWVNSKEGNIAQKVEARKQEMADFHKKVSGEAKAAAPTPDVASTEEE